CACATTTGAAATGAATACTTAGCAGTAAGGAAATCAGCACGATAACTTTAATGAAAGGCACCAGAATACTGGCGATGAAAACCACTGCTGCCACGGCGATATTACTGCTGGCGAGAGAAATAATACCGGAAAGAATCGTGTCTTCCTGACGCGAACCGTTGACGTAAATAATTGAAATGGGTAGCAGGTTCGCAGGCAATAAAAACATCAGTGAAGCAAGTAACGCCGCCCAGGATTTTTGCAGGCTGTGGCGACGACGCGTTCTTAAAGGCACATGGCAGCGAGGACAGCGCCCGCGACAGTCCGGCACACCGGTAAAATGGCAGCCGAGGCACACGCGCAACTGCGGGCTCCAGGCGCGGGGAGGGCGTTGCGGGTAGAAACGGGCCCATAGCTGCTCAACGTTTAAGTGAATGAGCGTTAACAGGCTTAATACGACCAGCGCTATAAAAGCGACAAGACCGACGCCGGGCTGGATAAAGGCAAATTCGCGGACCTTAATGCAGGCCACGCCAATGGCGACCAGATAAATATCCAGCATCACCCACTCTTTGAGCTTCTCAAGCATCAGTAAGACCGGGCGTAAATTCATCCCAAGAATATTACCAAAGTAGAGATAGACAATGGCGGCGACCAATGTGGCGGGCGCACCCACGGCACAAAACATCACCATCGCAGCGGTGAGAGGATCGCCCTGGCTGGTCATCTGCCAGATGCCCTGGAACACGTTGGCATCTATTCGCGTACCTAATAGATAGATGCGCACCAGCGGTTCTGAAAAGGCGACAGGCATCAGTAACAGCATGGCCATAGCCATGGCAGCCAGGCGAGTGAGCGACCAGTCGCGTCCATGGTAAACTTTTGCATCGCAGCGCGGGCAGTAAGCACTCTGCGAGGATTTAACCAACGGTAACGAGAAAAGGGTATCGCATTCTGGGCAACGCTGATAACGTGCCTGCGGTACAGCATGGTTAATAGCGTGTATTTTCATGTTTCATCGTATGCAGGGAATACCGTTGGCGCATGGTTTATCTCAATGGGTTATGAAATATTTGTTAAGCGTATAGTAATTCATAGAATGATACACCTTGTGGCATAACGCATTTAATGCTTATTTTACTATGCTATGCAGCTGAGTAAGACAACATACTATGGTTAATCAATGAACAAAGAACAATTTTACGCGGACCTGAACCGCGATTTCAGTGCGTTAATGGCAGGTGAAACAAGTTTTTTGGCAACGCTTGCGAATACCAGCGCGTTGCTGTTTGAACGTCTCGACGGTGTTAATTGGGCAGGATTCTATTTATTAGAAGGCGACACTCTGGTTCTGGGGCCTTTCCAGGGCAAAATCGCCTGCGTTCGCATTCCTGTCGGAAGAGGTGTGTGTGGTACAGCAGTATCCACGAATAGCATTCAGCGTGTCGAAGATGTGCATGCATTCGACGGTCACATCGCCTGTGACGCTTCCAGTAATT
This genomic window from Buttiauxella gaviniae contains:
- the yebS gene encoding membrane integrity lipid transport subunit YebS, coding for MKIHAINHAVPQARYQRCPECDTLFSLPLVKSSQSAYCPRCDAKVYHGRDWSLTRLAAMAMAMLLLMPVAFSEPLVRIYLLGTRIDANVFQGIWQMTSQGDPLTAAMVMFCAVGAPATLVAAIVYLYFGNILGMNLRPVLLMLEKLKEWVMLDIYLVAIGVACIKVREFAFIQPGVGLVAFIALVVLSLLTLIHLNVEQLWARFYPQRPPRAWSPQLRVCLGCHFTGVPDCRGRCPRCHVPLRTRRRHSLQKSWAALLASLMFLLPANLLPISIIYVNGSRQEDTILSGIISLASSNIAVAAVVFIASILVPFIKVIVLISLLLSIHFKCEKGLRTRILLLRFITWIGRWSILDLFVISLTMSLVNRDQLLAFTMGPAAFYFGAAVILTILAVEWLDSRLLWDAHESGNARFTD
- a CDS encoding GAF domain-containing protein, with the translated sequence MNKEQFYADLNRDFSALMAGETSFLATLANTSALLFERLDGVNWAGFYLLEGDTLVLGPFQGKIACVRIPVGRGVCGTAVSTNSIQRVEDVHAFDGHIACDASSNSEIVLPLTVNGEVIGVLDIDSTEFGRFTPEDQLGLSQLVTQLSLVLANTDFKKFFIR